Proteins from one Panulirus ornatus isolate Po-2019 chromosome 28, ASM3632096v1, whole genome shotgun sequence genomic window:
- the LOC139757728 gene encoding cuticle protein CP575-like, which translates to MSEGRPWVYNTAETGAEHQLLSCNHTNMKFLVMFLLGLVVLAAARPNDIIDIDEDHLEHEQEGIAGTAVEGEYTWVAPDGTEHEIEYVANKFGFQVVR; encoded by the exons ATGAGTGAAGGACGTCCCTGGGTATATAACACGGCTGAGACAGGTGCAGAGCATCAGCTGTTGTCCTGCAACCACACAAACATGAAGTTCCTG GTGATGTTTCTGCTTGGCTTGGTGGTCTTGGCTGCCGCTCGTCCTAATGATATCATCGACATCGACGAGGACCACCTGGAGCACGAGCAGGAGGGCATCGCGGGCACGGCCGTAGAAGGCGAGTACACGTGGGTAGCGCCCGACGGCACCGAACACGAAATAGAGTACGTCGCCAACAAGTTTGGCTTCCAAGTCGTCCGATGA